A region from the Sandaracinus amylolyticus genome encodes:
- the argE gene encoding acetylornithine deacetylase, whose protein sequence is MSSRLLTQIGELIATPSVSSVRPEFDMGNRDVIDRLATWLDDEGFAVEVMEVDAHGGGPKANLIATRGRGPGGLVLAGHTDTVPFDEGKWSSDPFRATERDGKLYGLGTSDMKSFLAIAIEAARRTRDLPQHAPLTILATADEECGMSGARALLAAQKPGGSCAVIGEPTGLRPVRMHKGVSMEFLRLLGRSGHSSDPSLGASALEGMRRAMNAMVAVREQLEASHRRDDLKPPTTTMNLGNIHGGDNPNRICAHCELQFDLRVLPGMDDAIVRRDLHAAIRHAIAGLGLTMEAGPLHDPIPPFETPASAAIVRAAEELTGHAAGAVSFGTEAPFLSKLGLDTIVLGPGDIDVAHQPDEFLALDRIEPCIDLLTKLIAKLCGGPS, encoded by the coding sequence ATGTCGTCGCGCCTCCTCACGCAGATCGGCGAGCTCATCGCCACGCCCTCCGTCAGCTCCGTTCGTCCGGAATTCGACATGGGCAATCGAGACGTGATCGACCGCCTCGCGACGTGGCTCGACGACGAGGGCTTCGCAGTCGAGGTGATGGAGGTCGACGCGCACGGCGGCGGGCCGAAGGCGAACCTCATCGCGACGCGCGGTCGCGGCCCCGGCGGCCTCGTGCTCGCGGGCCACACCGACACCGTGCCCTTCGACGAAGGCAAGTGGTCGAGCGATCCGTTCCGCGCGACCGAGCGCGACGGGAAGCTCTACGGCCTCGGCACCAGCGACATGAAGTCGTTCCTCGCGATCGCAATCGAGGCCGCGCGACGCACCCGCGATCTCCCCCAGCACGCGCCGCTCACGATCCTCGCGACCGCCGACGAGGAGTGCGGCATGTCGGGCGCGCGCGCGCTGCTCGCCGCGCAGAAGCCCGGCGGCTCGTGCGCGGTGATCGGCGAGCCCACCGGCCTGCGCCCGGTGCGCATGCACAAGGGCGTCTCGATGGAGTTCCTGCGCCTGCTCGGCCGCAGCGGCCACTCGAGCGATCCCTCGCTCGGCGCGAGCGCGCTCGAGGGCATGCGCCGCGCGATGAACGCGATGGTCGCGGTGCGCGAGCAGCTCGAGGCGTCGCACCGTCGCGACGATCTGAAGCCGCCGACCACCACGATGAACCTCGGCAACATCCACGGCGGCGACAACCCGAACCGCATCTGCGCGCACTGCGAGCTGCAGTTCGATCTGCGCGTGCTGCCCGGGATGGACGACGCGATCGTGCGTCGCGATCTCCACGCCGCGATCCGGCACGCGATCGCGGGCCTCGGGCTCACGATGGAGGCCGGTCCTCTCCACGATCCGATCCCGCCCTTCGAGACGCCCGCGAGCGCCGCGATCGTGCGCGCCGCCGAGGAGCTCACGGGGCACGCCGCGGGCGCGGTGTCGTTCGGCACCGAGGCGCCGTTCCTCTCGAAGCTCGGCCTCGACACGATCGTGCTCGGCCCCGGCGACATCGACGTCGCGCACCAGCCCGACGAGTTCCTCGCGCTCGATCGCATCGAGCCCTGCATCGATCTGCTCACGAAGCTGATCGCGAAGCTCTGCGGAGGTCCCTCGTGA
- the argA gene encoding amino-acid N-acetyltransferase, translated as MNGQAPSSFVDFFRLSAPYIHAHRGRTFVVMFGGEAVIDSSFPHLIHDVALMHALGVRLVLVHGSKPQIDERLRERNLRPRFHKGIRITDPATMRCVEDAVGNIRMRIEGLLSMGLPSSPMAHSRIRVASGNFVVARPRGVRDGVDYQLTGGVRRIDVEGVKMRLDSGAIVLLSPLGYSPAGEAYNLSSHEVAAHAAVALGADKLVLLVEGRGVVDRRKRLIPQLGPVEAEELVEGGKHLHPDTIKHLAAAARACREGVRRTHLVERQIDGALLQELFTREGRGTLVTAERYEDMRGARIDDIPGMLELLRPLEEAGILVRRSRETLENEIDRFTVVERDGMIIGCAGLEAFPDEKTGELYCLAVDNRYREKGRGEAIVEYTAQKARAMGLETLFVLTTQTTDWFRERGFQPAGVRALPEARRARYDRKRRSKVLVRDLSEELIEDD; from the coding sequence GTGAACGGTCAGGCGCCGAGCTCGTTCGTCGACTTCTTCCGCCTGTCCGCGCCGTACATCCACGCCCACCGCGGGCGCACCTTCGTCGTGATGTTCGGCGGCGAGGCGGTGATCGACTCGTCGTTCCCGCACCTCATCCACGACGTCGCGCTGATGCACGCGCTCGGTGTGCGGCTCGTGCTGGTGCACGGCAGCAAGCCACAGATCGACGAGCGCCTGCGCGAGCGGAACCTGCGCCCCCGATTCCACAAGGGCATCCGCATCACCGATCCCGCGACGATGCGCTGCGTGGAGGACGCGGTCGGCAACATCCGGATGCGCATCGAGGGCCTGCTCTCGATGGGCCTTCCGAGCTCGCCGATGGCGCACTCGCGCATCCGCGTCGCGTCGGGGAACTTCGTCGTCGCGCGACCGCGCGGCGTGCGCGACGGCGTCGACTACCAGCTCACCGGCGGCGTGCGCCGCATCGACGTCGAGGGCGTGAAGATGCGCCTCGACTCGGGCGCGATCGTGCTGCTCTCGCCGCTCGGTTATTCGCCGGCGGGCGAGGCGTACAACCTCTCGTCGCACGAGGTCGCGGCGCACGCCGCGGTCGCGCTCGGCGCCGACAAGCTCGTGCTGCTCGTCGAGGGACGCGGCGTCGTCGATCGCCGCAAGCGGCTCATCCCGCAGCTCGGTCCCGTCGAGGCCGAGGAGCTCGTCGAAGGCGGCAAGCACCTGCACCCCGACACCATCAAGCACCTCGCGGCCGCGGCGCGCGCGTGCCGCGAAGGCGTGCGCCGCACGCACCTCGTCGAGCGACAGATCGACGGCGCGCTGCTCCAGGAGCTCTTCACGCGTGAAGGTCGCGGCACGCTGGTGACCGCGGAGCGCTACGAGGACATGCGCGGCGCGCGCATCGACGACATCCCCGGCATGCTCGAGCTGCTGCGCCCGCTCGAGGAAGCGGGGATCCTCGTGCGCCGCAGCCGCGAGACGCTCGAGAACGAGATCGATCGCTTCACCGTCGTCGAGCGCGACGGAATGATCATCGGGTGCGCGGGGCTCGAGGCGTTCCCCGACGAGAAGACGGGCGAGCTCTACTGCCTCGCGGTCGACAATCGATACCGCGAGAAGGGCCGCGGCGAGGCGATCGTCGAGTACACCGCGCAGAAGGCGCGCGCGATGGGCCTCGAGACGCTCTTCGTGCTCACGACGCAGACGACCGACTGGTTCCGCGAGCGCGGCTTCCAGCCCGCGGGCGTGCGCGCGCTGCCCGAGGCGCGTCGCGCGCGCTACGACCGCAAGCGGCGCTCGAAGGTGCTCGTCCGCGATCTCTCCGAAGAGCTGATCGAAGACGACTGA
- a CDS encoding beta-propeller domain-containing protein, with the protein MRGVMRSIALAIVCALVPSCAGGPSSSGAPAAESTSSGGESITNVQEQGVDEGGIVKMHGEHLVVLRRGRLFSVDLAGGSMRQISATNAYAPGHHAADWYDELLIHGDTIVVIGFSYRDSATEIGLFEIDGRGLIAHRGSFQLRSNDYFSSRNYASRLVGDRLVLYVPHYLGYVQGDGSFDRSFPALRAVGGSWSSIEGPVHASLAPRDGYAVLHTVVMCELGQRDALGCRAQGMVGPAGRTFYVSRDAVYVWISDAPHTQEGGVPTDAMVYRLPLDGGATGAVRAWGAPIDQLSFKEADDGRLHVLVRGNGHGDAMWAPEQRAGALALASIPLGAFVSDGRALDVATYRAMPQVDGSGALTNRFVGDWVLYGTGDAWGWGQARGGSVYAASWRHGGPAYRVDLGHDVERIEVMGRGAVVVGRENEGLAFSSIALDGGVQPVDRYVLRNASQGETRTHGFFYRDDGEGQGVLGLPVRGGNESGWHQLWHGSASVFFLRVSAQRFTPLGGLASGDAHLDDHCVASCADWYGNARPIFWRGRVFALLGYELVEGRVVADRVEETARLVLRP; encoded by the coding sequence GTGCGTGGCGTGATGCGATCGATCGCGTTGGCGATCGTGTGTGCGTTGGTGCCGAGCTGCGCGGGCGGGCCATCGAGCTCGGGCGCGCCCGCCGCGGAGTCGACGTCGTCGGGCGGCGAGTCGATCACCAACGTCCAGGAGCAAGGCGTCGACGAGGGCGGCATCGTGAAGATGCACGGCGAGCACCTCGTGGTGCTGCGGCGCGGGCGGCTCTTCTCGGTCGATCTCGCGGGCGGATCGATGCGCCAGATCTCGGCGACCAACGCGTACGCGCCGGGCCACCACGCGGCGGACTGGTACGACGAGCTGTTGATCCACGGCGACACCATCGTCGTGATCGGCTTCAGCTACCGCGACAGCGCGACCGAGATCGGCCTCTTCGAGATCGACGGCCGCGGGCTCATCGCGCATCGCGGGTCGTTCCAGCTGCGATCGAACGACTACTTCTCGTCGCGGAACTACGCGTCGCGCCTCGTGGGCGATCGCCTCGTGCTCTACGTGCCGCACTACCTCGGCTACGTGCAGGGCGACGGCTCGTTCGATCGCTCGTTCCCCGCGCTGCGCGCGGTCGGCGGCAGCTGGTCGTCGATCGAGGGCCCGGTGCACGCGTCGCTCGCGCCGCGCGACGGCTACGCGGTGCTGCACACCGTCGTGATGTGCGAGCTCGGTCAGCGCGACGCGCTCGGCTGCCGCGCGCAGGGCATGGTCGGCCCGGCCGGGCGCACGTTCTACGTGTCGCGCGACGCGGTTTACGTGTGGATCAGCGACGCGCCGCACACGCAGGAAGGCGGCGTGCCCACCGACGCGATGGTGTACCGACTGCCGCTCGACGGAGGCGCGACGGGCGCGGTGCGCGCGTGGGGCGCGCCGATCGATCAGCTCTCGTTCAAGGAAGCCGACGACGGACGGCTGCACGTGCTCGTGCGCGGCAACGGGCACGGCGACGCGATGTGGGCGCCCGAGCAGCGCGCCGGCGCGCTCGCGCTCGCGAGCATCCCGCTCGGCGCGTTCGTGAGCGACGGACGCGCGCTCGACGTCGCGACCTACCGCGCGATGCCGCAGGTCGACGGAAGCGGCGCGCTCACGAACCGGTTCGTCGGCGACTGGGTGCTCTACGGCACGGGCGACGCGTGGGGCTGGGGACAGGCGCGCGGCGGGAGCGTGTACGCCGCGTCGTGGCGGCACGGAGGCCCCGCGTACCGCGTCGATCTCGGGCACGACGTCGAGCGCATCGAGGTGATGGGGCGCGGCGCGGTGGTGGTGGGGCGCGAGAACGAGGGCCTCGCGTTCTCGTCGATCGCGCTCGACGGAGGGGTGCAGCCGGTCGATCGCTACGTGCTGCGCAACGCGTCGCAGGGCGAGACGCGCACCCACGGCTTCTTCTATCGCGACGACGGCGAAGGGCAGGGCGTGCTCGGTCTGCCGGTGCGCGGCGGCAACGAGAGCGGCTGGCACCAGCTCTGGCACGGCAGCGCGTCGGTGTTCTTCCTGCGCGTGAGCGCGCAGCGCTTCACGCCGCTCGGCGGGCTCGCGTCGGGCGACGCGCACCTCGACGATCACTGCGTCGCGTCGTGCGCCGACTGGTACGGCAACGCGCGGCCGATCTTCTGGCGCGGTCGGGTGTTCGCGCTGCTCGGGTACGAGCTGGTCGAGGGGCGCGTGGTCGCGGATCGTGTCGAGGAGACGGCGCGTCTGGTGCTGCGGCCGTGA
- a CDS encoding serine/threonine-protein kinase PknK → MRRIALDAFDLLEPIARGGMGLVLRGEHRGLGMPVAIKVLSHARARQDRAIAGFQREVRAMASLDHPAIVRVLDHGVVTASAAAADPEHLVEGSPYLVMELAHGTLDHPAPARLWSRTRAVLRTLLDALAHAHARGLVHRDLKPANVLRVRLRDGSSVLKLSDFGLAHALGTDPADERGAAAGTPQMMAPEQFRGAVRDFGPWTDLYALGCIAFKLATGKPPFDHPDEDELAHMHLRSPPPRLVPLFPVPDAFEAWVGRLLEKSPDRRFQRASDAARALLAVDEGEPVSTSTVVPALPVVTSSPGTEVETAPATELRVDFGDDEPANDAESVVATLEDLPALAAIVAAPTPLATALPTDVAIPAALADSTQPREESLPDWRRPGSSNEPGWVGAALSLWGLRQPPFVARESEREQCWRALERVCQDGRARALVLRGPSGFGKGRLAEWLCERAHEVGAATPLHAVHEPVASSASGLPRMIGSHLRTLGLTRGGVLARVRRALPTEDAATCEAITDLLAPRDDRGATSSSARLAMVRRVLAQLARERPLVVRLDDVQWGGEAIALAQSILEAQGDQPAPILFVLTAQEEALAERPVEWAQLASLSGREDVAEIEIGPLSPGAHRALVERLLGTQGELAKRVAERTAGHPLFAVQLVGDWVERGILEPSAQGLRMRDGASAELPDDLHSVWRARLAHLLGEHAHEAGAGAARRALEILALAGGRADAAFLASACDAAGLPYPAAAIDRLLQSRMLLLLDESEGGDGITLELVHGLLRETLERSARDERRAGSHHAAIANALETRYHAGETGAAERLATHRLLGGDAAGALAPLRAAAREWQNRSDYARAESLLDRHAELLDRLGLGDRHPERLEGQIARAEILRRRGGLDRASSLARVVRTVAAADKHASIEARACLVQGFAEVERGEVAHGVEHLEQARARFEQLGDDAEASRALRAVGYAHWRRRELALGFHAYLRALELAQRAGDRLGVAAALGGAGISDPQHRPGDPARIGEALVIFEAHGNLYGMGSTLNSLAEVARAKGDLEEAETLYLRALAVSQKAGASHLEGIVIGNLAVVQMRQGAYADAYEELQLGLRRAERLGQEQLRGTLHVLSLAGAADAGAWEQWDWHEREAERVLGALETSEEDVAWAAERAAEIAAQRGEASRARAAYALAAGHYRKLGRHADAHRCEARAA, encoded by the coding sequence ATGCGTCGCATCGCGCTGGACGCCTTCGATCTGCTCGAGCCGATCGCGCGCGGAGGGATGGGCCTCGTCCTGCGCGGCGAGCACCGCGGGCTCGGGATGCCGGTCGCGATCAAGGTGCTCTCGCACGCGCGCGCCCGGCAGGATCGCGCCATCGCCGGGTTCCAGCGCGAGGTGCGCGCGATGGCGTCGCTCGACCACCCAGCGATCGTGCGCGTGCTCGATCACGGCGTCGTCACCGCGTCCGCCGCGGCCGCGGATCCCGAGCACCTCGTCGAGGGCAGCCCGTACCTCGTCATGGAGCTCGCGCACGGCACGCTCGATCACCCCGCGCCGGCGCGCCTCTGGTCACGCACCCGCGCGGTGCTGCGCACGCTGCTCGACGCGCTCGCCCACGCCCACGCGCGCGGCCTCGTGCACCGCGATCTCAAGCCCGCGAACGTGCTGCGCGTGCGGCTGCGCGACGGATCGTCGGTGCTGAAGCTCAGCGACTTCGGCCTCGCGCACGCGCTCGGCACCGATCCCGCCGACGAGCGCGGCGCCGCTGCCGGCACGCCGCAGATGATGGCGCCCGAGCAGTTCCGCGGGGCCGTGCGCGACTTCGGTCCGTGGACCGACCTCTACGCGCTCGGCTGCATCGCGTTCAAGCTCGCGACCGGCAAGCCGCCCTTCGATCATCCCGACGAGGACGAGCTCGCGCACATGCACCTGCGCTCGCCGCCGCCGCGCCTCGTCCCGCTCTTCCCGGTGCCCGACGCGTTCGAGGCGTGGGTCGGGCGCCTCCTCGAGAAGTCGCCCGATCGACGCTTCCAGCGCGCCTCCGACGCGGCGCGCGCGCTGCTCGCGGTCGACGAAGGCGAGCCCGTCTCGACGTCGACCGTGGTGCCCGCGCTGCCGGTCGTCACCTCGTCGCCCGGCACCGAGGTCGAGACCGCGCCGGCGACCGAGCTGCGCGTCGACTTCGGCGACGACGAGCCAGCGAACGACGCCGAGTCCGTCGTCGCGACGCTCGAGGACTTGCCCGCCCTCGCCGCGATCGTCGCCGCGCCCACGCCGCTCGCGACCGCGCTCCCCACCGACGTCGCGATCCCCGCCGCGCTCGCCGACAGCACGCAGCCGCGCGAGGAGTCGCTGCCCGACTGGCGTCGCCCCGGATCGTCGAACGAGCCCGGCTGGGTCGGCGCCGCGCTCAGCTTGTGGGGGCTGCGCCAACCTCCGTTCGTCGCGCGCGAGAGCGAGCGCGAGCAGTGCTGGCGCGCGCTCGAGCGCGTCTGCCAGGACGGCCGCGCGCGCGCGCTGGTGCTCCGTGGGCCCTCGGGGTTCGGCAAAGGACGTCTCGCGGAGTGGCTCTGCGAGCGCGCGCACGAGGTCGGCGCCGCCACCCCGCTGCACGCGGTGCACGAGCCGGTCGCGTCCTCCGCGAGCGGCCTCCCGCGCATGATCGGATCACACCTGCGCACGCTCGGGCTGACGCGCGGTGGCGTGCTCGCGCGCGTGCGGCGCGCGCTGCCGACCGAAGACGCGGCGACGTGCGAGGCGATCACCGATCTGCTCGCGCCGCGCGACGATCGCGGCGCGACGAGCTCGAGCGCGCGCCTCGCGATGGTGCGCCGCGTCCTCGCGCAGCTCGCGCGCGAGCGACCGCTCGTCGTGCGGCTCGACGACGTGCAGTGGGGCGGCGAGGCGATCGCGCTCGCACAGTCGATCCTCGAGGCGCAGGGCGATCAGCCCGCGCCGATCCTCTTCGTGCTCACCGCGCAGGAGGAGGCGCTCGCCGAGCGCCCGGTCGAGTGGGCGCAGCTCGCGTCGCTCTCGGGACGCGAGGACGTCGCGGAGATCGAGATCGGACCGCTCTCGCCGGGTGCGCACCGCGCGCTCGTCGAGCGTCTCCTCGGCACGCAGGGCGAGCTCGCGAAGCGCGTCGCCGAGCGCACCGCGGGCCATCCGCTCTTCGCGGTGCAGCTCGTCGGCGACTGGGTCGAGCGCGGGATCCTCGAGCCGAGCGCGCAGGGTCTCCGCATGCGCGACGGCGCGAGCGCGGAGCTGCCCGACGATCTCCACTCGGTGTGGCGCGCGCGCCTCGCGCATCTCCTCGGCGAGCACGCGCACGAGGCCGGCGCGGGCGCAGCGCGCCGCGCGCTCGAGATCCTCGCGCTCGCGGGGGGTCGCGCCGACGCGGCGTTCCTCGCGAGCGCGTGCGACGCCGCCGGCCTGCCCTACCCCGCGGCCGCGATCGATCGCCTGCTCCAGAGCCGCATGCTGCTCCTGCTCGACGAGAGCGAAGGCGGCGACGGAATCACGCTCGAGCTCGTGCACGGCCTCTTGCGCGAGACGCTCGAGCGCTCGGCGCGCGACGAGCGACGCGCGGGCTCGCACCACGCCGCGATCGCGAACGCGCTGGAGACGCGGTACCACGCGGGCGAGACCGGCGCGGCCGAGCGGCTCGCCACGCATCGCCTCCTCGGCGGCGATGCCGCCGGCGCGCTCGCCCCGCTGCGCGCCGCGGCGCGCGAGTGGCAGAACCGATCGGACTACGCGCGCGCCGAGTCGCTGCTCGATCGCCACGCCGAGCTGCTCGATCGCCTCGGCCTCGGTGATCGTCATCCCGAGCGCCTCGAGGGACAGATCGCGCGCGCCGAGATCCTCCGCCGCCGCGGTGGGCTCGACCGCGCGTCGTCGCTCGCGCGCGTCGTGCGCACCGTCGCGGCCGCGGACAAGCACGCATCGATCGAGGCGCGCGCGTGCCTCGTGCAAGGGTTCGCCGAGGTGGAGCGCGGCGAGGTCGCGCACGGCGTCGAGCACCTCGAGCAGGCGCGCGCGCGCTTCGAGCAGCTCGGCGACGACGCCGAGGCGAGCCGCGCGCTGCGCGCCGTCGGCTACGCACACTGGCGCCGTCGCGAGCTCGCGCTCGGGTTCCACGCGTACCTCCGCGCGCTCGAGCTCGCGCAGCGCGCCGGGGATCGGCTGGGCGTCGCCGCCGCGCTCGGCGGCGCGGGCATCAGCGATCCCCAGCACAGGCCCGGCGATCCCGCGCGCATCGGCGAGGCGCTCGTCATCTTCGAGGCGCACGGCAACCTCTACGGGATGGGCTCGACGCTCAACAGCCTCGCCGAGGTCGCGCGCGCGAAGGGCGACCTCGAGGAGGCCGAGACGCTCTACCTGCGCGCGCTCGCGGTCTCGCAGAAGGCGGGCGCGTCGCACCTCGAGGGCATCGTGATCGGCAACCTCGCGGTCGTGCAGATGCGCCAGGGCGCGTACGCCGACGCCTACGAGGAGCTCCAGCTCGGGCTGCGACGCGCCGAGCGCCTCGGGCAGGAGCAGCTGCGCGGCACGCTGCACGTGCTCTCGCTCGCGGGCGCCGCCGACGCGGGCGCGTGGGAGCAGTGGGACTGGCACGAGCGCGAGGCCGAGCGCGTGCTCGGCGCCCTCGAGACGAGCGAAGAAGACGTCGCCTGGGCCGCGGAGCGCGCCGCCGAGATCGCGGCGCAGCGCGGCGAGGCGTCGCGCGCGCGCGCTGCGTACGCCCTCGCTGCGGGGCACTACCGCAAGCTCGGCCGCCACGCCGACGCGCACCGCTGCGAGGCGCGCGCCGCCTGA
- a CDS encoding protein kinase domain-containing protein, translating to MERRAQFDAITRALRLREVAVPAGATVRRGTLVVDEPASGTRTRAPRVEDDELAILPRVDVTESSDTGAEITLGELLGAGGMGAVFLARQRSLRRDVAVKRLRAGSPSGGTDDARHAAALLAEARIAGALEHPSIVPVHVLGVDEQGSPLLVMKRIEGATLEQLLRDGAHPAWAELERRHGDRLGAQCEILMRVADALHFAHSRGVVHRDVKPANVMVGSFGEVYVVDWGVALQQHDASDEAHEIVGTPAFMAPEMVRADATLVDARTDVYLLGATLHAVLVGANRHRGDSSAQILLAAFLSEPFEYDTSVPEELAVLANACTSVEPDARPSSARAFRDALADFLRHRGSLRLAETAESKLEAMRVATGGSAAMLARPETFAELVECRFALAQALGEWGNNQRARRALRTTLTWMVEAELERRSADGAATVARALDPRDPALEARIDALRADLEEARQLEQEGRAERQERELESTSRYRVPITLGIIALCVVTFGLALAREHVSARPVPMDRVVRVDVAMLGIMASTLWVFRRRLLKNRLTKQLASLLLLSLGASTIADQIHASRGETSMEAGALSVMMVGAVFLGAAIGIGGRLWWAAGVCFAAGIVAAIWPATSTLMVGVGCVGCLIALIYDALGARSRVSL from the coding sequence GTGGAACGTCGCGCGCAGTTCGACGCGATCACCCGGGCGCTGCGCCTCCGCGAGGTCGCGGTGCCCGCGGGCGCGACCGTCCGTCGCGGCACGCTCGTGGTCGACGAGCCTGCCAGCGGCACCCGAACCCGCGCCCCGCGCGTCGAGGACGACGAACTCGCGATCCTACCGCGCGTCGACGTCACAGAGTCGAGCGACACCGGCGCGGAGATCACGCTCGGCGAGCTGCTCGGCGCAGGTGGCATGGGCGCGGTGTTCCTCGCGCGGCAGCGCTCGCTGCGGCGCGACGTCGCGGTGAAGCGCCTCCGCGCGGGAAGCCCTTCGGGCGGCACCGACGACGCGCGACACGCGGCCGCGCTGCTCGCGGAGGCGCGCATCGCGGGCGCGCTCGAGCACCCGAGCATCGTCCCGGTGCACGTGCTCGGCGTCGACGAGCAGGGCTCGCCGCTGCTCGTCATGAAGCGCATCGAGGGCGCGACGCTCGAGCAGCTGCTGCGCGACGGCGCGCACCCCGCGTGGGCCGAGCTCGAGCGGCGCCACGGCGATCGCCTCGGCGCGCAGTGCGAGATCCTGATGCGCGTCGCGGACGCGCTGCACTTCGCGCACAGCCGCGGCGTCGTGCATCGCGACGTGAAGCCCGCGAACGTGATGGTCGGCAGCTTCGGCGAGGTCTACGTCGTCGACTGGGGCGTCGCGCTCCAGCAGCACGACGCCAGCGACGAGGCCCACGAGATCGTCGGCACGCCGGCGTTCATGGCGCCCGAGATGGTGCGCGCCGACGCGACGCTCGTGGACGCGCGCACCGACGTCTACCTGCTCGGCGCCACGCTGCACGCGGTGCTCGTCGGCGCGAATCGCCATCGCGGCGACTCGAGCGCGCAGATCCTCCTCGCAGCGTTCCTCTCCGAGCCGTTCGAGTACGACACGAGCGTGCCCGAGGAGCTCGCCGTGCTCGCGAACGCGTGCACGTCGGTCGAGCCCGACGCACGTCCGTCGAGCGCACGCGCGTTCCGCGACGCGCTCGCCGACTTCCTGCGTCATCGCGGCTCGCTGCGGCTCGCCGAGACCGCGGAGTCGAAGCTCGAGGCGATGCGCGTCGCGACCGGCGGGAGCGCGGCGATGCTCGCGCGGCCCGAGACGTTCGCCGAGCTCGTCGAGTGCCGCTTCGCGCTGGCCCAGGCGCTCGGCGAGTGGGGCAACAACCAGCGCGCGCGGCGCGCGCTCCGCACGACGCTGACGTGGATGGTCGAGGCCGAGCTCGAGCGACGCAGCGCCGACGGCGCGGCGACCGTCGCGCGCGCGCTCGACCCGCGCGATCCCGCGCTCGAGGCGCGCATCGACGCGCTGCGCGCGGACCTCGAGGAGGCGCGACAGCTCGAGCAGGAGGGGCGCGCCGAGCGCCAGGAGCGCGAGCTCGAGTCGACCTCGCGCTATCGCGTGCCGATCACGCTCGGCATCATCGCGCTCTGCGTCGTGACGTTCGGTCTGGCGCTCGCGCGCGAGCACGTCTCCGCGCGTCCGGTGCCGATGGATCGTGTGGTGCGCGTCGACGTCGCGATGCTCGGGATCATGGCGAGCACGCTGTGGGTGTTCCGCCGTCGCTTGCTCAAGAACCGGCTGACGAAGCAGCTCGCGTCGCTGCTGCTCCTCTCGCTCGGCGCGTCGACGATCGCGGATCAGATCCACGCGTCGCGCGGCGAGACCAGCATGGAGGCAGGCGCGCTCAGCGTGATGATGGTCGGCGCCGTGTTCCTCGGCGCGGCGATCGGCATCGGCGGGCGCCTGTGGTGGGCCGCGGGCGTGTGCTTCGCGGCCGGGATCGTCGCCGCGATCTGGCCGGCGACGTCGACGCTCATGGTCGGCGTCGGGTGCGTCGGCTGTCTGATCGCGCTGATCTACGACGCGCTCGGCGCGCGCAGTCGCGTGTCGCTCTGA